One window of the Oncorhynchus mykiss isolate Arlee chromosome 5, USDA_OmykA_1.1, whole genome shotgun sequence genome contains the following:
- the nwd1 gene encoding NACHT domain- and WD repeat-containing protein 1 — translation MASPRGALMEVLKGQATEGLKLRSNVVRVFVSSTFTDMSSERNALLDKTYPELQAFCQSLGLVFEVVDMRWGLQDAIAVDHMTTELCLQEIEACRKVSVGPSFIALLGNRYGHRPIPRVLPGKQFEVLLSKLPQDQVGLLHQWFRKDNNAVPPVYVLQPITTLLPHYNDLQPERRPLQDDSVISWRYTEARLLQLLRTAAVQAEKDGDITVEQKHQFFKSVAEHEIEEGLRIPDGDESEPSAILFVRELPHLRKKDGPKRLAQYMDVTADGLLDTEAQELLSGLKSRLFAASPGMLNLHSVELCKGAIEPSCKEHAQYLESLCEQLVSQTKARIRRRVGAGSSVEAGEVRTNGARGGDASQRKGEEDRGWLLQELSHHMALSAGKCSGVFRGREGLLGKICLAMWEHTNTRHTPLVVHGPPGVGKTTLLCKLAQEMRGLLDPRAVVVLRLLGTSAESSDLGRVLQSVCFQICSVFSLSPPTPITAHTSEDLVRFFHGLLAEVSERGDTLLLILDSLDQLSSATQGQKLHWLPKDIPPNVHLVVSTADTGSPVLANLRRTVEVPGNFFEVEPLSCDQGREIMNAYMREVQRSLTPEQCEVVLCSFQLSGNPLHLKLLLDMARRWASYTPVTDLAPSSSAQEVMSQLLQALEERHGKQLVGAALGYIVSARGSLSEAELRDILSLDDNVLAEVYQYWLPPNHSLIRLPPLLWVRLRHDLGELLVEGQANGVTVLDFHHKLLTETVRERYQRSEQQADRHRVLAEYFLGSWSQGRFKAVLLPPLTTTLDADRKVPPQPLWFAEGVANVKKLQELPYHLLHAGLWEELRQEVIGSSEWLYCKTLTCGVASVIEDLTLCTKLMDCPETQLIRDTFILLKPTLDFLDGQMGQMGQGGWYRRLSSLWLGTRNIGIILGWVGGWVILYQESLLFTLSHQLSHSVLILCFLSKDPPLFYTEVLARLHSFAEMYPSLIGRLCCQCHDWLSCCPDPILVPKCTFLQPPGGALKTTLAGFQKGVTALDICPERGILLAGSEDGKVIAWDLNDLEVIQTLVGHTAKVLSVRVIDSGTHCLSLAADGSLRKWSLLSGRQLYCTQEAVSINSLPSTTHIHVSEERALVFTHSGGQGKVWHLNTTELLFQVKDTGVSIILGFLNGMVVSLSDGGLVTFSHPSAEDKTAQIHLEKSSHSLTLTATLTLQRNGRLLIASKEGFLYQVSSTVQGRQSQWTLRQTVTELPVCATFLSASDDERILLAGCERTLVLFHRESDCVQSFLDLHHEDTVLCACVSSDSRVVISGSEDQTIRVWSMTTGNLLDCFLGMDAPVTTLALNEGTVVSASSSAYYLKLWHLPSPNNPQQRPNCCIPAGCPQVALTKDGDTVYYVRNVGQKEVITWNCHTGSSTDTMAVSAEVCCLELAQNKKLLFCGLTTGTVLIYPLAFPKETLCIPPPETLPTVRCMAIGGQEKHMAVAYEDSVCLFEITARDSFPSVEGPSARFALSLLHSPVSSMALLPDCRLLYGTACGEVTMYDFKSASTATLDGHRSRVNCVTTSNWGTHALVGSEDAVQRLWGLTPLVLDHTMEYKGFLFEGVLCAAFSGSDKHVFTGSQDRTIKVWDVASGSLLFVQYVYAPVTKMLTYRNGFVAISQLGYVIKEGFRCPDGVCPEYNPLRNVNAHYRVTSRQKSADSPHSVITEIPEYNPAQFNFMALMLKSKPSHSCQLL, via the exons AACTTCAAGCTTTTTGTCAGAGTCTGGGCTTAGTGTTTGAG GTTGTGGATATGAGATGGGGTCTCCAGGATGCAATTGCTGTGGACCACATGACCACAGAACTGTGTCTTCAGGAAATCGAGGCCTGCAGGAAAGTATCCGTAGGACCAAGTTTCATT GCTCTGCTGGGGAACCGGTATGGCCACCGCCCTATCCCCCGTGTCCTCCCAGGAAAACAATTTGAGGTGCTGCTGTCCAAGCTACCACAGGACCAGGTGGGGCTTCTCCACCAATGGTTCAGGAAAGACAACAATGCTGTTCCGCCTGTCTACGTTCTTCAGCCAATCACAACTCTGTTGCCCCACTACAATGACCTTCAGCCTGAGAGAAGGCCGCTACAGGATGACAGTGTCATTTCCTGGCGCTACACAGAGGCTCGATTATTGCAGCTCCTACGCACTGCGGCCGTGCAGGCTGAAAAAGACGGGGATATAACGGTTGAACAAAAACACCAGTTCTTCAAATCTG TGGCGGAGCATGAGATAGAGGAGGGTCTGCGAATTCCAGATGGGGACGAGAGCGAGCCCTCCGCCATCCTCTTCGTGCGGGAGCTACCTCACTTGCGTAAGAAGGACGGCCCGAAGCGGCTGGCCCAGTACATGGATGTGACGGCTGATGGCCTGCTGGATACCGAGGCTCAGGAACTCCTCTCGGGCCTCAAGTCGCGTCTCTTCGCTGCCTCGCCGGGCATGCTCAACCTGCACAGTGTGGAGTTGTGCAAGGGAGCCATCGAGCCCAGCTGCAAGGAGCATGCCCAGTACCTGGAGAGCCTCTGCGAGCAGCTCGTGTCCCAGACGAAGGCCCGCATTCGCAGGAGGGTTGGTGCTGGTtcgtcagtggaggctggtgaagtGAGGACGAATggggcaagaggaggagatgcaagTCAGAGGAAGGGGGAAGAGGACCGAGGTTGGCTGCTCCAGGAGCTTAGTCACCACATGGCTTTGAGTGCCGGGAAGTGTTCAGGCGTATTTCGCGGCAGGGAGGGACTCCTTGGGAAGATCTGTCTGGCCATGTGGGAGCACACCAACACCCGCCACACGCCCCTGGTGGTGCATGGGCCACCAGGTGTGGGAAAGACAACGCTGCTCTGCAAGCTGGCACAGGAGATGCGTGGCCTCCTGGACCCCAGGGCTGTGGTGGTGCTCAGGTTGCTGGGGACGTCGGCAGAGAGCTCCGACCTGGGCCGTGTCCTCCAGAGTGTCTGTTTCCAGATCTGCTCTGTGTTCAGTTTGTCACCTCCCACTCCAATAACAGCACACACGAGTGAGGACCTGGTGAGGTTTTTCCATGGCCTTCTAGCTGAGGTGTCGGAGCGAGGAGACACACTTCTTCTGATACTAGACTCCTTGGACCAATTGTCTTCAGCCACCCAGGGCCAGAAACTCCACTGGCTACCCAAAGACATCCCCCCCAATGTCCATTTGGTGGTGTCCACCGCAGATACAGGCTCTCCAGTTTTGGCTAACCTTCGGAGAACAGTCGAAGTACCGGGAAATTTCTTTGAAGTAGAACCCCTATCATGTGACCAGGGCAGAGAGATCATGAATGCCTACATGAGGGAAGTGCAACGAAGCCTGACTCCAGAACAGTGTGAAGTGGTACTGTGTAGCTTTCAGCTGAGTGGAAATCCTCTGCATCTGAAGCTACTGCTGGACATGGCCAGGCGATGGGCGTCCTATACACCCGTGACTGACCTGGCCCCGAGCAGTAGTgcacaggaagtgatgtcacagcTACTCCAGGCCCTTGAGGAGAGGCATGGGAAGCAACTGGTTGGCGCAGCTTTGGGATATATCGTTTCTGCTAG GGGTAGTCTATCAGAGGCAGAGCTGCGTGATATCTTGTCCCTTGATGACAATGTCCTGGCTGAAGTCTACCAGTACTGGCTTCCCCCCAACCACTCCCTCATCCGCCTCCCCCCTCTACTGTGGGTGCGCCTCAGGCACGACTTGGGAGAACTCCTCGTGGAGGGACAGGCCAATGGCGTCACGGTGCTCGACTTCCACCACAA GCTGTTGACTGAAACTGTGCGAGAGAGGTACCAGAGGTCAGAGCAGCAGGCTGACAGACACAGGGTCCTTGCTGAGTACTTCTTGGGTAGCTGGAGCCAAGGCCGATTCAAAGCTGTCCTCCTACCCCCACTGACGACCACATTGGACGCTGACCGCAAG GTGCCCCCTCAGCCTCTGTGGTTCGCTGAAGGAGTGGCAAATGTCAAAAAGCTGCAGGAGCTGCCCTACCACCTCCTCCACGCAGGCCTCTGGGAGGAGCTGCGCCAGGAGGTCATAG GCAGTAGTGAGTGGCTGTACTGTAAGACTCTGACCTGTGGAGTGGCCAGTGTCATTGAGGACCTGACCCTCTGCACCAAGCTCATGGACTGCCCCGAGACTCAACTGATCCGAGACACTTTCATTCTCCTCAAGCCCACCCTGGACTTTCTAGATGGCCAGATGGGTCAGATGGGTCAGGGGGGGTGGTATCGTA GACTCTCGTCCCTCTGGCTTGGAACCAGAAACATTGGCATTATACTTGGatgggtgggtggttgggtgaTACTGTATCAGGAGAGCCTTCTCTTCACACTGTCTCACCAACTATCTCACTCTGTTCTAATACTATGTTTCCTCTCCAAAGACCCCCCCCTCTTCTACACAGAGGTCTTGGCCAGGCTCCACTCCTTCGCTGAGATGTACCCTTCACTGATAGGACGACTCTGCTGCCAGTGTCACGACTGGCTCTCGTGCTGTCCCGACCCCATCCTTGTCCCCAAGTGCACCTTCCTCCAGCCTCCAGGGGGAGCGCTAAAGACGACGCTTGCTGGTTTCCAGAAAG GGGTCACAGCTCTGGATATTTGCCCAGAGAGAGGGATCCTGCTGGCAGGCTCAGAGGACGGGAAGGTGATTGCCTGGGACCTCAATGATCTAGAGGTCATCCAAACCTTAGTGGGACACACAG CTAAGGTGCTATCAGTGAGAGTGATTGACAGCGGCACTCACTGTCTCTCATTGGCTGCTGACGGGAGTCTGAGGAAGTGGAGCCTGCTGAGTGGCAGGCAGCTGTACTGTACCCAGGAGGCGGTGTCCATTAACTCCTTACCTTCCACCACACACATCCATGTGTCTGAGGAGAGGGCGCTTGTCTTCACTCACTCTGGAGGCCAG GGGAAAGTATGGCATCTTAACACAACAGAACTACTCTTCCAAGTCAAAGATACCGGTGTCTCCATTATTCTTGGATTTTTGAATGGAATGGTCGTCTCCCTCTCAGACGGAGGACTTGTCACATTTTCCCACCCATCTGCCGAGGACAAGACAGCGCAGATACATTTGGAAAAATCTTCACATAGTTTGACGCTGACGGCAACCCTTACACTGCAAAGAAATGGCCGACTACTTATAGCATCCAAGGAGGGCTTTCTCTATCAG GTTTCCAGCACGGTACAGGGCAGACAGTCACAGTGGACTCTGAGACAGACAGTCACAGAGCTTCCAGTCTGTGCAACCTTCCTCTCCGCCTCAGATGACGAAAGGATACTTTTGGCAG GCTGTGAGAGGACACTGGTCCTTTTCCATAGAGAGTCAGACTGTGTCCAGAGCTTCCTGGATCTGCACCACGAGGACACGGtgttgtgtgcctgtgtgtcaaGCGACAGCAGAGTGGTCATCTCGGGCTCTGAGGACCAGACTATACGG GTGTGGTCTATGACCACGGGAAACCTCCTTGACTGTTTCCTTGGCATGGATGCCCCTGTCACCACTCTGGCTCTGAATGAGGGCACTGTCGTCTCCGCCTCCTCCTCAGCCTACTACCTGAAGCTGTGGCATCTGCCCTCACCCAACAACCCTCAGCAGAGACCCAATTGCTGCATTCCAGCCGGGTGCCCTCAGGTTGCCCTCACTAAAGATGGCGACACGGTATACTATGTTAGAAACGTAGGCCAGAAAGAAGTGATTACATGGAATTGTCACACAG GCTCTTCCACTGACACCATGGCCGTCTCTGCTGAGGTGTGTTGCCTAGAGCTGGCCCAGAACAAGAAACTCCTCTTCTGTGGCCTCACGACTGGCACGGTCCTCATCTACCCCCTAGCCTTCCCCAAAGAGACCCTGTGCATCCCACCTCCTGAGACCCTGCCCACGGTGCGCTGCATGGCCATTGGCGGCCAGGAGAAGCACATGGCCGTGGCCTACGAGGACTCAGTGTGTCTGTTTGAGATCACGGCCAGGGACAGTTTCCCCAGCGTGGAGGGGCCCTCCGCGAGGTTTGCCCTCTCCCTGCTCCACTCGCCCGTCTCCTCCATGGCCCTGCTCCCAGACTGTAGGCTGCTGTACGGAACGGCCTGTGGGGAG GTCACCATGTACGACTTCAAGTCCGCCTCAACCGCCACCCTGGATGGCCACCGCAGCAGGGTCAACTGCGTGACGACCAGCAACTGGGGGACGCACGCCCTGGTGGGCTCAGAGGACGCCGTGCAGAGGCTGTGGGGGCTGACCCCCCTGGTGCTGGATCACACCATGGAGTACAAG GGGTTCTTGTTTGAAGGGGTTCTCTGTGCAGCGTTCTCTGGGAGTGACAAGCACGTCTTCACTGGCTCACAGGATAGAACTATTAAAGTCTGGGATGTTGCTAGTG GGAGTCTGTTATTCGTCCAGTATGTCTACGCTCCTGTCACCAAAATGTTGACCTACAGGAATGGCTTTGTGGCAATCTCTCAGCTGGGCTACGTCATCAAGGAAGGATTCCGCTGTCCGGATGGCGTCTGTCCGGAATATAACCCACTCCGGAACGTCAACGCACACTACAGGGTCACGTCCCGGCAGAAGAGTGCAGACAGCCCTCACAGCGTCATCACAGAGATCCCTGAGTACAATCCCGCTCAGTTTAACTTCATGGCCCTGATGCTCAAGAGCAAACCCTCTCACTCATGCCAACTGTTGTAA